The Solidesulfovibrio fructosivorans JJ] genome window below encodes:
- a CDS encoding pyruvate carboxylase: MIAKTFLEVLSEVEGKKILVANRGISARRVLRSIRERLHAIPVLTVTDVDMTSPATAGAHELITLGADPRAYLDIDAIIKKAKAHGVVAIHPGWGFASEDEEFPRKCAEAGIIFIGSSAEAMKKLGNKVEVRKIAMDLGVPVVPGSEGSVSIPEAREIAAKIGFPIMLKAEGGGGGRGIYEIYSEAQLESAFSKASAMAQASFGNPRLFVEKLLTSVRHIEIQVAADKHGNIFAFDERDCSVQRNHQKLVEITPSPWRGMTDELRQRLKDYAERLVRETGYYSLATVEFLVDADGEPYLIEVNTRLQVEHGITECRYGVDLVEEQINIAFGGKLRFNCGDTRPFLHAMQLRINCEDPKQNFTPNAGLIARYLSPGGQGIRLDSCLSAGYEFPTQYDSAGALLIAYGRNWPKVVAVMERALREYIIGGLKTTIPFHRQILSNTEFVKGDFDTKFIAANPYLLNYRDEEPESLRLSWLVADISARGYNPHVMLGKYRGREDYRLGRFRPHLPEVDFRKHESPYPRGDRQGILDHVRDSGKVHFVDTTTRDITQSNSGNRFRLAEDELVGPYLDNCGFLSLENGGGAHFHVAMMANMTYPFTEAALWNQFAPKTLKQLLIRSTNVLGYKPQPRNLMRLTGEMICEHYDIIRCFDFLNHIDNMYPFAEVALSRPGIIFEPAISFSFAKGFDVHHYMGVLEAILDQIAKAGGMTKTKAAKSIILCLKDMAGMCPPRFVRKMVKAIRKAYPDLVLDYHRHYTDGLFVPAVGAAAEAGCHIVDTAIGASVRWYGQGEVLSTAAYIEEDLGVPVSLTRDNKDMIRAANFVLKQIMPYYDRYTAPYFQGIDYDVVEHAMPGGATSSSQEGAMKQGYIHLLPYMLKFLAGTRKIVRYHDVTPGSQITWNTAFLAVTSAYKAGGERAVKDMLEVLESVAETPDECLTQAARHDRLLLYANCNDAFRNLLLGKFGKMPLGFPPDWVYESAFGADWKKAIAERTEESPLDALGEVDMDAERAALTGQIGREPTDEEFVLYLNHPGDALKTIEFRKKFGDPNKLPLDVWFEGLEQGEELLFSDTQGKPHHMSILNISRPDETGAATVRYSLDSEILSHRVSVAAPQGGAAPKVEMADPNNPYHVGAPVSGDLWVMQVSPNDYVKAGEELFNISVMKQEKSVAAPLDATVKRVLKSADYANDRKMVPVREGELLVELGPVTKDCPSCRQPLPDDRFKFCPNCGQAV; this comes from the coding sequence AAAAAGATTCTCGTCGCCAACCGGGGGATTTCCGCCCGGCGGGTGCTGCGTTCCATCCGCGAACGGCTTCACGCCATTCCGGTTTTGACCGTCACCGATGTGGACATGACGTCTCCGGCCACCGCCGGCGCGCACGAACTCATCACCCTGGGCGCCGATCCCCGGGCATACCTCGACATCGACGCCATCATCAAGAAAGCCAAGGCCCACGGCGTGGTAGCCATCCACCCGGGCTGGGGCTTCGCTTCGGAAGACGAGGAATTCCCGCGCAAATGCGCCGAGGCCGGCATCATCTTCATCGGCTCCTCGGCCGAGGCCATGAAGAAGCTCGGCAACAAGGTCGAGGTGCGCAAGATCGCCATGGATCTCGGCGTCCCGGTCGTGCCCGGCTCCGAGGGTTCGGTCTCCATCCCCGAGGCCCGCGAGATCGCGGCCAAGATCGGCTTTCCCATCATGCTCAAGGCCGAGGGCGGCGGCGGCGGCCGGGGCATCTACGAAATTTACTCCGAAGCCCAGCTCGAATCCGCCTTTTCCAAGGCCTCGGCCATGGCCCAGGCCTCGTTCGGCAACCCGCGCCTGTTCGTGGAAAAGCTGCTTACGTCCGTGCGCCATATCGAAATCCAGGTGGCGGCCGACAAGCACGGCAACATCTTCGCCTTCGACGAACGCGACTGCTCCGTGCAGCGCAACCACCAGAAACTCGTCGAGATCACGCCCTCGCCCTGGCGCGGCATGACCGACGAACTGCGCCAGCGCCTCAAGGACTACGCCGAGCGCCTCGTGCGCGAGACCGGTTATTATTCCCTGGCCACGGTGGAATTTCTGGTCGATGCCGACGGCGAACCGTACCTCATCGAGGTCAACACCCGGTTGCAGGTGGAGCATGGCATCACCGAGTGTCGCTATGGCGTCGATTTGGTGGAAGAGCAGATCAATATCGCCTTCGGCGGCAAGCTGCGCTTCAATTGCGGCGATACGCGGCCGTTTCTGCACGCCATGCAGCTGCGCATCAACTGCGAGGATCCCAAACAGAACTTCACGCCCAACGCCGGGCTCATCGCCCGTTACCTGTCTCCCGGCGGCCAGGGCATCCGCCTCGATTCCTGCCTGTCCGCCGGCTACGAGTTCCCCACCCAGTACGATTCGGCCGGCGCGCTCCTGATCGCCTACGGCCGCAATTGGCCCAAGGTGGTGGCGGTCATGGAGCGGGCGCTGCGCGAGTACATCATCGGCGGGCTCAAGACCACGATTCCCTTCCACCGCCAGATTTTGAGCAACACGGAATTCGTCAAGGGCGACTTCGACACCAAGTTCATCGCCGCCAATCCCTATCTGCTCAATTACCGCGACGAAGAGCCGGAATCCCTGCGCCTGTCCTGGCTGGTGGCCGATATCTCGGCCCGGGGCTACAACCCCCACGTCATGCTCGGCAAATACCGGGGCCGCGAGGATTACCGCCTGGGCCGCTTCAGGCCCCATCTGCCCGAAGTCGATTTCCGCAAGCACGAAAGCCCCTATCCGCGCGGCGACCGCCAGGGCATCCTCGACCACGTGCGCGATTCCGGCAAGGTCCACTTCGTGGACACCACCACCCGCGACATCACCCAGTCCAACAGCGGCAACCGCTTCCGCCTGGCCGAGGACGAGCTGGTCGGGCCCTATCTCGACAACTGCGGTTTCCTCTCCCTGGAAAACGGCGGCGGCGCGCACTTCCACGTGGCCATGATGGCCAACATGACCTATCCCTTCACCGAGGCGGCCCTGTGGAACCAGTTCGCGCCCAAGACCCTCAAGCAGCTGCTTATCCGCTCGACCAACGTGCTCGGCTACAAGCCCCAGCCGCGCAACCTCATGCGGCTGACGGGCGAGATGATCTGCGAACACTACGACATCATCCGTTGCTTCGATTTTCTTAACCATATCGATAACATGTACCCATTTGCCGAGGTGGCCCTGTCGCGTCCCGGCATCATCTTCGAGCCGGCCATCTCGTTTTCCTTCGCCAAGGGCTTCGACGTGCACCATTACATGGGCGTGCTCGAGGCCATCCTGGACCAGATCGCCAAGGCCGGCGGCATGACCAAGACCAAGGCGGCGAAAAGCATCATCCTGTGCCTCAAGGACATGGCCGGCATGTGCCCGCCGCGTTTCGTGCGGAAGATGGTGAAGGCCATCCGCAAGGCCTACCCCGACTTGGTCCTCGACTACCACCGCCACTACACCGACGGCCTCTTCGTGCCGGCGGTCGGGGCGGCGGCCGAGGCCGGTTGCCACATCGTGGACACGGCCATCGGCGCTTCCGTGCGCTGGTACGGCCAGGGCGAGGTGCTTTCCACCGCGGCCTACATCGAGGAGGACCTCGGCGTGCCCGTGTCCCTGACCAGGGACAACAAGGACATGATCCGGGCCGCCAACTTCGTCCTCAAGCAGATCATGCCCTACTACGACCGCTACACCGCCCCGTACTTCCAGGGCATCGACTACGACGTGGTCGAACACGCCATGCCCGGCGGCGCCACCTCCTCCTCCCAGGAAGGGGCCATGAAGCAGGGTTATATCCATCTGCTTCCCTATATGCTCAAGTTCCTGGCCGGCACGCGCAAGATCGTGCGCTACCACGACGTCACCCCCGGTTCCCAGATCACCTGGAACACGGCGTTTCTGGCCGTGACCAGCGCCTACAAGGCCGGCGGCGAACGGGCGGTCAAGGACATGCTCGAGGTGCTCGAGTCCGTGGCCGAAACCCCGGACGAATGCCTGACCCAGGCCGCCCGGCACGACCGGCTGCTGCTCTACGCCAACTGCAACGACGCCTTCCGCAACCTGCTGCTCGGCAAATTCGGCAAGATGCCTCTTGGCTTCCCGCCCGACTGGGTCTACGAAAGCGCTTTCGGCGCGGATTGGAAGAAGGCCATCGCCGAGCGCACCGAGGAGTCGCCCCTGGACGCCCTGGGCGAAGTCGACATGGACGCGGAACGGGCGGCGCTCACCGGTCAGATCGGCCGCGAACCCACGGACGAGGAATTCGTGCTCTACCTGAACCACCCGGGCGATGCCCTCAAGACGATCGAATTTCGCAAGAAATTCGGCGATCCGAACAAGCTTCCCCTGGATGTCTGGTTCGAAGGGCTGGAGCAGGGCGAGGAGCTTTTATTTAGCGACACCCAGGGCAAGCCCCACCACATGTCCATCCTCAACATCTCGCGTCCCGATGAAACCGGCGCCGCCACCGTGCGCTACTCCCTTGATTCGGAAATCCTGAGCCACCGCGTGTCGGTGGCCGCGCCCCAGGGCGGGGCCGCGCCCAAGGTGGAGATGGCCGACCCGAACAATCCCTACCATGTGGGCGCGCCGGTCTCCGGCGACCTGTGGGTCATGCAGGTCAGCCCTAACGACTACGTCAAGGCCGGGGAAGAGCTCTTCAATATCTCGGTCATGAAGCAGGAAAAATCCGTGGCCGCCCCTCTGGACGCCACGGTCAAGCGGGTGCTTAAAAGCGCTGATTACGCCAACGACCGCAAGATGGTTCCCGTCAGGGAAGGCGAGTTGCTGGTGGAACTGGGGCCCGTCACCAAGGACTGCCCGTCCTGCCGGCAGCCCCTGCCTGACGACCGCTTCAAGTTCTGCCCCAATTGCGGCCAGGCTGTGTGA